The sequence tttgcagcagaaattttcacactgccaataaatacgctagtacaatgtctgatgaaaagtgggtatttaattatttattttagcttttaatacaaaaattgatgaaaaatacgatatttaaactttatattattatacttttcttggttttagtgattactttagtacatcggagataaaattactgctcagagtccgacttatattaaacttttgacaagatatgtccttcttttaggctttacacgttttttttttcttaaatttaataaaagactatcggttttttcctcacatacattgtccatgaccaaacttagtaacaattccattttacgGCACATCGCGTTCATAATtgcaacaaatctatttgcaatttttcaacaaatctatcagttgcatgaattgtcacattgaaagtgctgccagcgctgcaagtactgcgcattataatgcgtttctgaacatagccTTCTttagctgttttttgtttgtttaagttgtgagttacagggtgttaacaatggaagtcaacaaagagagaAAGAGAGGTACATTTTGCAGGTTTTCTTTGAGAAGAGCAAAAATGCAAGCTGAAAtagtgaatggtgtttatggtgctgaTGCTGTAACAGCTAACTACGGACAATtttggtttcgacgcttccattCAGGGATTTTTGCTGTTAAAGATGCAcggaaaattatgaaatatgtcgaaaatgtcgataaaatcacagaaataaccaAAGTTGACCGACATGTAGTCATAGCACGGCCCAGGAGCTGAATATCGACCATAAAAcccttttaaaccatttgcgcaaaaattttacgcaaaaataatggattcctTTTTCCCgaaattaatatacaatataaagcgAAGAGGTTACAGCTCCAAAAATCGTTCGGCTAACGAAACTGGGCTAAGAAATTCACTATCCAAAAGCCAATTGGAACCTATTAAAATCAGTTTAGATTCAGTAAATGTGTTAATGGAGGGATTTGCGGCGATCATGAGTGAAATGGAGAGATAGAGAGCCTAAAGAGTATGAATGCTTAGTGAGTGAAAGACATTCAGCGatatgaataattaaaaattagaaacttaCCATTTTTCAGTGAAATCAAACTAGAGACTGCTTCGGGCATAGTTGAGCCAGCCGCTAGAAAGGTGAGCCCCATAACAATTTCGGGCACATTTATCGCGACACCTAAAACGGAGAACAAGAAACCATAATGAGAAATCTGGTATATAACTCGtacacaaaagtaataaaaacaaataaggaaGGCTAAATTTGCTCCGGCGCACATTTAAGTCAAATTAAACTTGGGCTGACCTGTTAAGTTTTCGGATCAAACAAACTCAGAGACAATGAAGGTTATATTATCTTGTCACACCAGAGCGAGAGATGGAAATTTAGTttccatatataaaaattggGCGTGTTTTTTAGccgatctcaataataataCCTcggagttttttattttttttctctcatcgtatttattttttgggttTATCAGTTTTACCAAATTGAAGTAATTTTGCTTCATTGACAAGAGagatatgaaattttgtattttttgaaaaataccgtTATATGGTACCCGTTATATAGTCAAGCCATTGAACGATTTCGctcattttcaataccaaagtAATTGGATGTGCatcaagtttcattgaaatatattaatttttgctcgacCTAAATCGATTCCCCTCATCATTCTCAGCATTTTGGCGGGTCAGCGGgtataaaagcaattttttagataattttaagattttaataataatttactcATATCAGTTCACTCCTGAATCTTGCGCAAATTTGTACTGCCTCTCTATCCTTTTCCACGTACAGTAAATTTGGATTTTCAACAGGTAAAGTGAAGAAGtcaagagaaaaaaaagaagaaagtgaAGAAGTcagattaaaaacttttttaaaacatgAAAGTTGGGTTAGCTTGGGAGAAAACTCATATTCTTTTTCAGTTCAGTTCTCTTTTGAAACCTGCCCTGCTGACTATTTATCTGTCCTTTTCCCGGTACAAAAAACTGTTCTGTATACTCAAAGCTTCCTATCCGATCTTCGTCATAATGGCTTTGTTGGCTAATAGTCAGCGCCTTTGGTTCATAGATTCTTTGCTAAATGTTTTTTAGAACTTCAAAAAACGGTGCTTTCATAGGTATGCATATCTGTGTTGGGGACTCGACTTTGTATCCGCTGCAGCGATCTGGATGACAGTACCTCGGACTAATCTCCTCTCTAGGGAGACAGGGCTCTAgtagagagtgagagagagagctGTGTTCCCTGCATTTTCGAGTTAACGGCCTACATGGTAATGCTACCCTGTTTATCTTAGGGAGAGTTGAGTAAGCCAAGGATGGAGTGAGTGCTCCCAGAGCTTTTGAGTGAGTACTTTATTTCTGTATTTGAGTTCGCTACCTCGTAAGGTTTCTTAGCGCACACCGGTGTGATGATAAATTTACTGTTTCTTGTGGCTCGGGAGACTCTTGAAATGATTCGCTCTTACTAGAAAGGGCATCATTATTCGGCACGTTGGTGCATTAATTGGGCTTCGGGATgagctttttttggaaagtaTTAATTGAGGTTTGGGTTTGGTGCATCCCTGTGTAGAGTCGTTCTAGTTAAGTAGAGCTTCTTGCTGCTACGCATTGGTGTCTACCTCTAGCATGAACGCAGAAGCTCTTCGAGAGTTGCAGCGATCTGCTTGCCAaatgaaatgataaacaaattttcctacattttcaactactttttagCTGCTTTTTTTTGTCTAGTGCTTCAACTTTCTTTCTATTAATTCAACTCAATCAGTTATAAGCGTTCAATGTATAAGTGATCATACAACATCACACCTATACAGTCAATAACTATATAACTTCCGCGTGACCATGGCTGACGGCATTGTATCTATCTAACCTATCTTTAGAATTAATCTGCTATCAGTTAACTTCCCTTGCCGTTACTAACGTCAGTATATTACTTTTGGAATTCCCTTTActatttagaaatttaattaacatcaaattaaatattaacagcaacaaaattagtttatttgcttattaacaATGCATTTaattgttaataattttttatggccgcccAAGCTCATTTGAACCTCCTCACATGTTTACGCAAATAATAATTCGTAATTATCGTCACTTAGTAGGAAATGACATTTTTTACTCACCAAATGCCGTCAACATCCAGACAATCATGTAAGCATTCAGGCCAATTGCAATAATGCACATAGTGAAGGAGATCGGGTAGAGGCGACGATGGAGCGAGGGGCTGGGTATGACAAACGTGAGTGTAAATTTGATGGGAAATATGAAAGCCCACCAGAATTTCCGCAATTTCGTCTCGCCATGTGGCAAGGAGAAGAGTTTGCGTGGTGGTGAGGGGACGTCATCGCTTTCATCGCTATTCCCTGGAAGAAGAGAAGAAAGAGAAGGAATGAAATTAATGTAAGCAATGATAGTTTTAAGGAAATTGAAATGTGTATTTAATCTAGGTAAAATCTATAATCTATAATTTTCTATTATCTATCTCTTGGTTGTCTTTCTACTTACAACTTTTTGAATGCGTCAAATTCGCTGTGGATGACATAGTCGAGGTATTATCAGGTAAATTTATCACAAATAGACCATCACCGCCCAGGTGATCCTTTTTGAGTGGCAGTCGCGCCTTTGCACTATTCTCTGGTGGCTCAGTCAAAtctgtgaagaaaaatttaagtattaaatttcaaatggcTGGTTAATTCAaactttgaaaaagattttgaatagatttgaactatcaaaattttgatgagaaGTATACAATTTAAGATTTCGCACTACTtcgcatttttttgaaattgaatggaaatttttttttgattaaaattttgaaaataagaaataattgagaatttgcgaaaataaaagttatgcaatcatttttgtttcattaaaatttgaaaattttaatttttaacgtcaaaaaaaaaaaaaaaatgtagaatttaaaaaggaaattttgaGAGAATTCAACTTTTAAAGTCGACTAAACACTAAATTCagattttgaaaatacaaaaataatttaaaatttgagaataaaaatttttttttttatttgaaaactttgatttttaaaattgttagaaattttttttgagaaaataaattatattgcgAACTTTTTCGGGAGTTTGACTTGTAAAGTCGTctgaaaactaaatttaaatcatATTACACGTTTTTCATAACAAATTcagaatttcaaattttttttttttcaaaaactattaaaaattttaatataacttttttaagttttaatatttagcatttaaaaaagtaaattttcaaaatttaaaaactattaatatttcaaaaaagatgtatgtatgtaaattaaattattattatttttaattatttaaaaatatttagtattgcACTTACCATATCGCTTAGATAAACAACAGTTCAGCTTATCCTCTACGAAAACGCGTATGGCAGGcataaatttgttgttattaaagGTGAGCGTATAATAGAAAATGAGAAAACCCATCATGATGCAGGATTCGGTGAAGCTGACATACCCACCCCAGGCGAGTACAATGAGAACAACCGTATTAAACATGTAGATGACACAATCACGTGCTATGGGCCACCAATCGAGTTGTACGGGCTGGGCGAGAGGAATATATGGGAAAGAGAGGAATATAAGAGAAAGAGAGttagttacgtatacgccatgttAACGCTAAAGCAAGTattatacagggtccgccatataactttacggaattaaaaatgctttaaaaaagaaactactcaatatttttcaaaactgtttttttttattttgaagcacaatccttccggttaatgatggaacacaacttcattcatatggctgcctcggctagccatgtatcatcccatacgatcggtccaatttttcaacacattttcgattgtatgcgttaagaacgacggtgaactgatgttcctggggattcacgaacactctcggccacagcagcaatattttcgggtgtacgcacggtttttggtcggtcacgcgttggtttgtcaataagcaacccagtttctcttacttttttcgcaaagtaacgcacatacgcttcattcggtgcttttcttcttcccattgccgtacgtaattttcgtacacattctgcaacattaccatgattttcaaagtaatgtcgcaatatttcccagcgttctttgagcgtatacacaaccattttcgttcaacggaagaataaaactaattttctgtcaaatcagatgacagctaagtgttaccattcttcaaataatacctagttcaaatccgtaacgatagatggcgggccctatattatattttaccttttttatgcATAACGCCGCTAAGGCAGCCACTCCCAATGTATTGAACATCAGCGAGCCAATAATCGTGCCCAAACCCAAATCTGAGTCGGTTATTAGCGTACTAATCGTATTCGTGAAGAATTCAGGCATTGAGGTGGCGGTGGCCATGAAAGTGGCAGCGGCGACATCTTTGGATAAATTCAAGTCTTCACATATGCACTCGACGGTGGGCAGGAAATAATCATTGCAAATGATGGCGAGCAGGATGAATAAGTAGACGGCGGCAAAGACGTGCAGCACGACCCAGCCTTGACGCAGCTGATCCACTGTTAGTGTAAAGAGGGGGAAAAGTGAGTGGATTAGTATGagaatttgaaattattaatgaatgaataatggataaaaaaaaaatttactgacaTCACAAATGATATTTGTGCATATTTGTAGTGCTCTAAGTGcggaaaatcgtttaaaaaatatttactaaaaattaattttttgcaccCAGGCGTTTAATGAAGGAAAGATACCATCGAAAATTACGGTTTACTTTCATTCGAGCTGCCACAAGTTGTTTCACATGTATGATATAACACTTACATACTAAATAGGTAACGTCAACGCCTATTCActtaaatcgataaaaaaaaaattaccacgaATTCATAGCTGGCATCAATGATTATGAAATCTTGACGTACTCCGAAGACTACTTGTAATTAGTGAgaagttattaattttgataAGTGTAAGaaccaaaataattgaaaagtagataataatattttctGCCTATGAggtaaagcaaacaaaaaaaaaattatcggaaCCCGTCAATATAATCACAACACAATGAGTTATTTTCACTATCATTCAAGAGATGTTCTATCGAAGGGGACCGAGGAATCAAAttctgtattttaataattttttattattattttaaattttgaaaaaaaaatacaaaaaaatatctagATTGTTTATTGTTGACAGATTGATTAATGGATAGCGAACATTTCAACGAAAtgaacagcaaatatttttacctggtagtaaaatattgaaatactgTGAGCTGTGTTATGAAATGaggtttacatataaattaatgcaGCTTTGAGATGTTTGAGATGTTACTATCAcaccaaaaatatgtatgtagactatgaaaaaattcaaagatactAATTTTTATGCTTCAAGCTTTTAAAATTCGCACATAACAAAAAGCTTTTACAAAGAACTTTCGccattttcaaataatatatggaaataaaaatttctaacaagcttttatgctgtttttctatagactaaaaacatatttacaataCTTTTACAAAGCTTCCTTTAAACGTATAAGTGAGTTTAAATGAGAGTATAAAAATGTtgctaatatataaaaaagtatagtAAAATTCTTCGAAAGCTTTTGAGCTTCCAAAGtatccaaattttaatttttttaaatgaaattggaAGGTATAAATGTGTAAgagaaaaattagtaaacattATTGGCAAGCTTTTGAGCTTtcaaaatttatctaaaatttacaaaactttataaaagtgaaatttgaaagtaaaaatGGATAAgagataaataagtaaaaaatattcgcAAGCTTTTGAGCTCTCAAAATTTATcgaaattgtacaaaattttataaaagtgaaaattgaAGGTAGAAATggataaaagaaaaatgaataaaaatttttcgcaagtttttgagctttaaaaaattatttaaattatacgAAATTGTGTAAAAGTGGAATTTGAAGGTGGAAAATGAGtaaaaattattcgaaggcTTTTGAGCTTTCAAAATTTAtctaaattatacaaaattttataacagTTAAATTTGAAGATCGAAATGGGTAAGAAAtataagaaaaggaaaaaataagtaggagaagaaaggagaaggagtaagaaaaaattttaagtgactATTTTCGATAAGCGCGTTTTTGGATTTGAGTagcttttattttctaaaaagtgAA comes from Anastrepha ludens isolate Willacy chromosome 3, idAnaLude1.1, whole genome shotgun sequence and encodes:
- the LOC128858952 gene encoding sodium/potassium/calcium exchanger 4 isoform X1, whose amino-acid sequence is MGKRLHLLLSTLLVLATGVEQIQCNDHNETFLEQTFHYIEYVLNEPLTRASTECETDDTSSPLDEFPEYFTLDQLRQGWVVLHVFAAVYLFILLAIICNDYFLPTVECICEDLNLSKDVAAATFMATATSMPEFFTNTISTLITDSDLGLGTIIGSLMFNTLGVAALAALCIKKPVQLDWWPIARDCVIYMFNTVVLIVLAWGGYVSFTESCIMMGFLIFYYTLTFNNNKFMPAIRVFVEDKLNCCLSKRYDLTEPPENSAKARLPLKKDHLGGDGLFVINLPDNTSTMSSTANLTHSKSWNSDESDDVPSPPRKLFSLPHGETKLRKFWWAFIFPIKFTLTFVIPSPSLHRRLYPISFTMCIIAIGLNAYMIVWMLTAFGVAINVPEIVMGLTFLAAGSTMPEAVSSLISLKNGENGIGVSNSLGANSLAILLSLGVPWFIKNCMNYGKTDGSAMIKIAAQGIEYNLIILLLCTVALFIILSFSGYRLTKRAGVALFLIYAVFIVLQILIEMNVFFPQQC
- the LOC128858952 gene encoding sodium/potassium/calcium exchanger 4 isoform X2, giving the protein MGEDHNETFLEQTFHYIEYVLNEPLTRASTECETDDTSSPLDEFPEYFTLDQLRQGWVVLHVFAAVYLFILLAIICNDYFLPTVECICEDLNLSKDVAAATFMATATSMPEFFTNTISTLITDSDLGLGTIIGSLMFNTLGVAALAALCIKKPVQLDWWPIARDCVIYMFNTVVLIVLAWGGYVSFTESCIMMGFLIFYYTLTFNNNKFMPAIRVFVEDKLNCCLSKRYDLTEPPENSAKARLPLKKDHLGGDGLFVINLPDNTSTMSSTANLTHSKSWNSDESDDVPSPPRKLFSLPHGETKLRKFWWAFIFPIKFTLTFVIPSPSLHRRLYPISFTMCIIAIGLNAYMIVWMLTAFGVAINVPEIVMGLTFLAAGSTMPEAVSSLISLKNGENGIGVSNSLGANSLAILLSLGVPWFIKNCMNYGKTDGSAMIKIAAQGIEYNLIILLLCTVALFIILSFSGYRLTKRAGVALFLIYAVFIVLQILIEMNVFFPQQC